ataaaatattatattaaaaattacaaactattaattatgaaaagcacataacaaataatatatttattttatgtttggagtgtttattttaaatttaatatgaattttaatcgTATTCagcttatattattttttgtattttataaaatactaactaaaattttatattattaaaaataaaatataaaagttctatgatattttatttttttataatatacaaTAAATGATAATAATCATATAGTGattactaataaaataaaaatatttttgttatgtaaaaataattaaaaatacaaataatacaatatatttatgtttagttacaaatttgaactaattaataataacaatTGAGCTATATTATTTGATGataataactgaatatattattagataaaatataataaaatatgtataataaatatttggtgtgatgaatagtgttacaccaaattacaccaaatttgaaGAATGCTGTAATTTTTAGTGTTCTATTAGAGATGAAATTACATCAGTGTTTTGATGCCCTATTGGAGCTGTCCTAATGGCTCGCATGGGTGGCCGTTTAATGGCTCGCTTGAGTGGCTGTTTTAGTGTTATAATAGGTAGTTACAAGTTCAAACTTTATATTACAATAGTATTGACAAACCAAATACCTTTTCAAAACaataatacatatatgtttCAATATATACACACTGCATCATTAGACCACATCCATCAAGGGGTTCTTAGATGGGTTtaggaagaaaataaaaaaaaaatgaaaaagccCAAAATAAAGAAGAACCCGTGCTTATTTTGGGCTTTTTAGAGATGGTAAGAGACCCTTTCGTGTCAGTTGCGTGTTGGTCCTCATGTGtttgtctctctctccttccgttGGCTTCGCGCTTCGTCTTCTTCCGTCATCCATCGCTGTTTCAGCTTTGAATCAGGTGGTATATTGTTGTTCTCTTTTACCATTGAATCTGTGCAAGAGCGTGGTGAATGACTGTTATTACCCTTTTACTTTGCAGTGGAGACAATAGCGAAGAAGAAGGTGGAGGATGTTACGCCCATTGCAACCGGACACGAGAAGGAGGAGCTTGAAGCTGAACTTGAGGTGATtccttgtgttttttttctctctgtATGAGTATGACAATGTGATACAAATAAGCTTTTACTAATCAACTTCACCTGTGAATAAatcagattttgattttgtcatTGTTTTCTTGGATGCAGGGGAGGAGGCTGCTTAACATTGACTTTCCTGAAGGTCCCTTCAGAACAAGGAGCAGCTAGAATTGGTGCGGGAGGAGATTCGTGTTTGGTCTCTGTTCAACCATACTAATCTGCTTCCTCTTCTTGACCATGCCATTATTTCTGTTAAGGTAAGTGTAAGCATACGACTCTGAAACTTACATGGCtgatgtttaattttttaatgtttttgcttgtttttttttcttgggggTGTTCACTTTGGCTCTGGCTTTTGTCGTTGGATTGACATGTGCCTTCACCAATGGTAAAATATCATTCCCTTTGTTGTTCAATTACATTGATTCTGTTTTGCATTACGTACAATGTATGTTTCTGTGTGTTGGAACAGGGAAAGTGATTCTAGAGTCAGCGATCTTGACAACGGTTGTGGTGCTTTCCCTCACCGTGTACACCTTCTGGGCTGCTAAGAGAGGATATGACTTCAACTTCCTCGGACCATTCTTGTTCGGTGCTCTCATCGTGCTCATTGTCTTTGCCATGATACAAGTAATGCCACTTATTCCAAACTCTATGCCATAAGAATTACAGAGAGTGAGAGAGTTTTAATCTTAGCTAGTGAAATGTAGTAGCGTTTTGGTTGTATTTTCAGCTACAAGTAAGAAACTTGCACCTAGTGCAACTAATCGGTTTTCATcaataattgaaaaaaagatTTAAGAACCTCAAAGGGGTTCTCCCATTggtctttcacaaagctaatTATATTAACAGGGGTTCTTAATTTCATAAAGTACACACttaataattaaactaatggTTAGAACTCATCAAGAGCTCTAACCATTGGACATGCTCTTAGACTTCTAAGCAGTTCCAACAATGAGTATTAAGAGAGGTTTTAcgtatttaagaaaaataaaaaaaaattaagatagaAAAGACCAAAAGTTCTAATCTTAGAGGTTTTTAGAAACTAGTATACCCAAAAGACACATGTCATCATGTAAGCAAAAATTAGTGATTTTGTTGGctaagaaaaaattaaacataattgAATAATTATAATACTAATACTCCCTCAGTTTTTaaataagtgtcactttgagatttttcacacaaattaagaaaGTGACTGAAAtgtatttaaattgttattagtTACACTTTTTTGAccaataatattttagataaataaaattatttataaaatcaatgcagttTGCAATTAATTTCAGCTGAAAGTAAGTATAATTTGCATTAGAATTCtaaagtgattttttttgtgtaagaagaagaaatgttaaaatgacatttattatgaaacagagagagtatttttttattgaaacttATGTGGTTTCTTATCGTTGTAGTTGCTCTTATACGTTTAATCAGCAATAGCCCCAATTTTTTTCGGGACTCAAATAAATCTTTCAGTTCAATAGTTCCACTCGCTATAAGAACAAAAGATGAATCTCAATATAAACAATGTATGATATCACCATATAAGTTAAGCAAGACAAAACATACTAAATTCTAAaactaactaaaaataaaaagattatttttgttcttttagtAGTTTTACTATCAACAATACATGAGTTTTAGTGGAAACATCAAAGCAAAACCACAATCACAATCAAACTTTTATCTCATGAACTTTGACCGATCTCTTTCTTGAGACTCTCCACGATCTGTATGCAGACACTTTGGATTCTCCTTCGTGACTTTCTTTCTCCTTGCAAGCGTATCAGAATCAGCATTGCCAAGATTATTAAGTGAAGCTGAATCTTCAGTTATTGAATCCACGGAAGTAATGAAGTCGGTTTGGTACTTTTGTGAAATTGCCATTATGATCTCTGGACTAATTGCATCTTGCGGCATAGTCGTGTCTAGAATGTTAACTATCTCCGAGCTCACTAGGTTCCCTGGACGCAAATCTACGCAATCTTTGTCAAACTTCTGCCCAAATCTTTGAACGAACAAGCACCTTATGATTTGTAGCTCCTTAAGCTCCCCGATTCTTGATGCGGCAAATATCAGTCCGGCCATTGCTTCTTTCATTTCATCCGGTAAGAGATGAACATCGCTGTCGAGAGAAACACAAGTGACTTAGGTTCTGGAACTATTAAACTTCAATGAAACCTTGTGGTGCAAGTTATCAAGAACCACTTACCTTTGATGAAGTAGAGGAGAAAAACTCTGCAATATAGATGTGCACAAGTACTTGACCTGATCGTAAGCTAATAGCCTTCTCTCATCTTCATAGAACTGCTTCGCCTACAGTTTCAATTTAAAACCTCAATTACAAGATTGATTTAAGGGAGATTTTAACATAAGGCAAGATCCTCGAGATTATTCTCATATATTGTGAAATAAGCAAATTTATATGGTAACTAAGATAAGATTATTTATTCTCATATATTACCTTAGGAAGTGCTTCACGAAAGCGGCCGTAAGGAACGAGTTGAGCAATATCGGACCGGGACTGTCTGACCATACACTCTGTTCGTGCTCGTTGCACCTTGACAGAACATAGCAGATTCTGGATATGGAGTTTGCTGCAAATAAGACATCATATTATTAATTAGATACTTGAACAAAATTCATATAACCATTACCTTCTAATACAAGTAAACTTGGTTTCTTACCACTTTGAAGCTTTTTGCCATCTTGAAGAACGAGACCAAACAGCAAAAACATTACAATAGCATCCGAACTTCTGTTCTGTTTTCTTGGCAAACATCATTACCTTTCCTCGGTAGGAAGATGAAGCGAGCCTTTAAGAATGATCTAACAGTGAGATgttaatatatgataatatcCGTAGTGAAAAAGATCTACTATTATATATAGCCCTTAAAAAGTGGTAATTTAAAGCCATATAGTATTATGATTTACTTATGGTACTGAATAAGGGAAAACGCGGTTTTTCTTTTCCAATAGGGAATATGAAAATCCAAATGCATTAATGTACGCTATTTTTATAAGCGATAGTACATTGATACATCAGTACAGCATTACTCTCCTAAAAACATCTCAGATGTAttcctttattttttcttctataatatAGGAACTCCATAATAGAGGTGAGTTTCTCcccaatatatttttctattcttttctctataaaagaatattcttaaaaaaaaaaattttattttataaataacacaTTTAACTTATAAATGTTACAAATTAACcaatttattataacttttaattttttttcataaaattgcaatattatttaaattaaacattttattacaaatgacattagaaaataataataaaacaaaataaacattatCTAAACATCTCATTACTATATTTTCCCATAAATGGTCAATTAATGCATTCCGAAGTGAGAAATgagcttctttatctttgatttttctgAATCAACTTAGAATTGGAACCGATTATCTTCATCATCTGGTATTTGGACTTCTGGTGGTGGAGCTTCTCTTCCAATACactagaagaagaaaataaacaatTCTTAGAGAACCTAAAGAAGTCAAGTGAACAAAGACAAACATCAGTTGGAGATTCGAAGACAAAATTTTGCTTTAAAACAGAtgagggaaaaaaaaaattattttgtgacGTAAATTCTATAGAAGATCCAAATGTCCGTGAACATTTCCAAGTAAAGAAAGCACATATTTTACAAAAGCGCAGTCACTAGCAACAAAATCAGCAAACTCCTCCTCCACGCACGtcgtttggacaatattttaacaatttttgtgGATCCGGAAGTAATTTACCGGAGTATTAAGTTGTTTCAACATGTtgtattgattaatatttaattattaagttGTTTCaatatttaagtttaattttaatatgttataaatatgtgaaattatgttaaaattttaaaattaaattctaattaatagttttaattatcaatataaaattttagatatcattcattaaataaaaagtctgactttaaaataaaataattagtatgtaaacataaaataattagatatctttttatttattttatttataattatgaaaattaaaaattagtatgtaaacaaaaatctgtgcatttatatgtaaaaattgTATTTCTTCGTAAACATGTATTTTAGTTATAATCACAAAAGTTAAAGgactattttgtaaataaaaaaagtacaTCTCTgttatagaggaatgctattttttcccctaaatatagaggaaaaaatagcaatctctattatAGGGGAAGAAATAGAGGTGAGTTGGAGTAGATTTTCCTCTATTATAGCATATAGAGGCAAATATAAAGGTGGGTTGAATATGctctaagaccatgattaatggAAGTTTTTAGGGTCTAActttttagcggaatataaaaaaCCGTTTCTTaactttcactacaagaaaacgtgcccatgacaacgaacatttacgacgaaaatatttcgtcgtaaatttacatggtctttacaacgaaattacgaggaatctaactttcgtcgtaaacgccatgtaaatttacgacgaactgatttcgtcgtaaactccatgtaagtttacgacgaatgtacgtggaatgagaaatacgtcgtaatcattacatcgacattacaacgaagcatgttaccgttatatttaggtgaaaacgtgtattcaatgtgctttaacttacctaatttcgtggtaaagtcgttgtaaataatatgttaaaaccatgtaaaatccatgtaaaatattccttgtaaaatcgttgttatatttcaactacccaactcgaaaatttctctatatatatgtcatttcccacaactctcttcctcacaacacacaaacggaaaaaaaaaaaaaaaaaaaaatcagaaaaaaaatctaagaaaaaaaatctaagaaaaaaatggccggtggcggtagtatttacgagttacggagttggatgtatttgcacaaagattccgacgggagggtgacgaacgcatttctgagcgggctagagacattcatgcaccaggcgggctgtacaccgatcacacaggaaagcggtaagatgttctgcccctgtcggaaatgcaagaattcaaaatttgcacgtagtgaaactgtatggaagcatttagtaaacagaggatttacaccacagtactacatttggtatcaacatggagagggttatgggggaaatgaagctagtagtagtaataataattttgaggatggtcatcatagtgaagaaccgaatcatttgcataatgaatataattatcatcaagatcatgagcagatggtagatcatgatagggttcaagatatgattagtgatgcatttttagaaacaactacaacaatagctgatggaactggaaatgtagaagaacctaatttggatgcaaaaaggttttatgaaatgctagatgctgcaaatcaaccaatctacactggttgtagagaaggtctctctaaattgtctctagcagctaggatgatgaatattaaaacggatcataatttacctgagaattgcatggatgcatgggcggagttgtttaaagagtatttgccagaagacaacgtgtctgctgaatcttattatgagattcagaaattggtttatagtcttgggttgccttcggagatgattgatgtttgcatcgacaactgcatgatctactggaaagaagatgacaagttagaagagtgtcgattctgcaaaaaaccacgattcaaaccgcaaggccgtgggaggaatagggtaccgtaccaaaggatgtggtacctaccaattacagacagattgaaaagattatatcaatctgagaggactgctgcatcgatgaggtggcatgcggaacatgtccagagagatggtgaggttgcacatccatcagacgcaagagcgtggaaacatttcaacaaggtacacgcagattttgctacaaatattcggaatgtctatcttgggttatgcaccgatggatttagtccatttggaatgtctggtagacaatattctttgtggccagtcattcttacgccgtacaatttaccgccggatatgtgcatggaacaagaatttctatttttgaccatattaatccctgggccgaagcatccaaaacggtctcttgatgtttttcttcaaccgttgatagaagagctaaagcaattgtggtcagaaggggtgaggacgtacgattgttccttgaaaaacaattttacgatgcgagcagttctgctgtggacgataagtgatttccctgcttatgggatgttgtctggctggacaacacatggaagattatcttgtccatattgtcttggatcgacggatgcttttcaactgaagaatggtaggaagagttgttggtttgactgtcatcgtcgctttcttccacttgcccatccgtacagaagaaataagacattgtttcggcacaaaaaaattgtcagagacggtcctcctccatatctcaccggccagcagatcgaagcagacattgattattacggagctcaggaaacagttaaagttggaggaaattggcatgttcctggaaatatgcctgatggatatggtgtgtctcacaattggcataagaagagtatattttgggagctaccctattggaaggatcttctcttacgccacaatctggatgtcatgcatattgagaagaacttttttgagaacatcatgaatacattacttaacgtccctgggaagacaaaagataacaaaaagtcaaggatggacttacctgatatttgctcaagaagtgagttacatatcaagagcaatggaaacgttcatgttcccatcttccggttgtcatcagaagccaaaacaaccttgtttgactgggttgcatcagaagttaagtttcctgatggttatgtttcaaatctgtcaagatgtgttgaacgaggtcaaaagttctccggaatgaagagtcatgattgtcatgtgtttatgcaacgactacttccatttgcttttgccgagctccttccagcaaatgtccatgaagcacttgca
This region of Brassica napus cultivar Da-Ae chromosome C5, Da-Ae, whole genome shotgun sequence genomic DNA includes:
- the LOC106399006 gene encoding uncharacterized protein LOC106399006; this encodes MMFAKKTEQKFGCYCNVFAVWSRSSRWQKASKCKLHIQNLLCSVKVQRARTECMVRQSRSDIAQLVPYGRFREALPKAKQFYEDERRLLAYDQVKYLCTSILQSFSPLLHQSDVHLLPDEMKEAMAGLIFAASRIGELKELQIIRCLFVQRFGQKFDKDCVDLRPGNLVSSEIVNILDTTMPQDAISPEIIMAISQKYQTDFITSVDSITEDSASLNNLGNADSDTLARRKKVTKENPKCLHTDRGESQERDRSKFMR